A single genomic interval of Deinococcus ruber harbors:
- a CDS encoding N-acetylmuramoyl-L-alanine amidase: MNIQQLSASPSNFTHGRGGRKVERVVIHVQDGTQQGSIAWFQNPASSVSAHYLVSMAGEIVQMVQEADTAWQAGDFTVNQTTIGIEHEGQPAKGPWTPTAAQLKASAELVADICKRYGITPNSSTIVPHSSINPKHNCPGPTWPWRDYLAQVAGFMAPAQPAHAPDTGKLAVRLFDPATNQQIGTGSLIVGSDKVYVVPNKPPV; the protein is encoded by the coding sequence ATGAACATTCAGCAATTGTCGGCCAGCCCGAGCAACTTCACCCACGGACGCGGCGGCAGGAAGGTTGAGCGTGTGGTCATCCACGTGCAAGACGGCACCCAGCAAGGCTCCATCGCGTGGTTCCAGAACCCGGCCAGCAGCGTGAGCGCCCATTACCTGGTCAGCATGGCGGGGGAGATCGTGCAGATGGTGCAGGAGGCCGATACCGCGTGGCAGGCGGGCGACTTCACGGTGAATCAAACAACCATCGGCATTGAGCACGAGGGGCAGCCCGCGAAAGGCCCGTGGACGCCGACGGCTGCCCAGTTGAAGGCCAGCGCCGAGCTGGTGGCCGACATCTGCAAGCGGTACGGCATCACGCCGAACAGCAGCACCATCGTGCCGCACAGCAGCATCAACCCGAAACACAACTGCCCTGGCCCGACATGGCCCTGGCGGGACTACCTGGCGCAAGTGGCGGGCTTCATGGCTCCGGCTCAGCCTGCTCACGCGCCGGACACCGGGAAGCTGGCGGTGCGGCTGTTCGACCCGGCGACGAATCAGCAGATCGGGACCGGCTCGCTGATCGTCGGCTCTGACAAGGTGTACGTGGTTCCGAACAAGCCGCCCGTCTGA